The Actinomycetota bacterium genome contains a region encoding:
- a CDS encoding DUF2089 domain-containing protein, with amino-acid sequence MYPLLTRDPASGGELVVTRLHCPTSGVTIEGEFSLGWIGRLTPEQIDFVGLLLARRNNLQKLADDLGVAYNTARTRLDEIVAAIGGSPDTTLEEPEDPGAAEARRRILEQLAGGELSYDDALAALRSLRS; translated from the coding sequence ATGTACCCACTTCTCACGCGCGACCCGGCGAGCGGAGGGGAGCTCGTCGTCACGAGGCTGCACTGCCCGACCAGCGGCGTGACGATCGAGGGGGAGTTCTCGCTCGGGTGGATAGGCCGTCTCACTCCCGAGCAGATCGACTTCGTCGGGCTGCTGCTGGCGCGACGGAACAACCTGCAGAAGCTCGCGGACGACCTCGGCGTCGCTTACAACACGGCGAGGACCCGACTCGACGAGATCGTTGCCGCGATCGGCGGGAGCCCGGACACCACGCTCGAGGAGCCCGAGGATCCCGGGGCGGCCGAGGCTCGACGACGGATCCTCGAGCAGCTGGCCGGCGGCGAGCTGTCCTACGACGACGCTCTCGCGGCCCTGCGGTCCCTGCGGTCCTGA